GCGTCGTCGGAGACGAAAGACTGAGCATCGTTGCTGTTCTCCTGCTGCTTCAACACCCTCTTGAACTCGTCATCGAACATGTCGGGGATCCTCGGCGCCTCGTAGCAATCACTAATCTCCTCGCTCTTGTCCTCCAGCTCGCTCGCTCTCATCTTCAGCACCGACTGCCCGCCCTCGCTGACGCCCGCCGCCCCCGGCTCGATCCTGATTCTCTTCTTCCACAGCGGCTTCGGGCCATCCAGCGCCAGCGTCTCAAACTCCCCGCCCTCGCCCAAAACAGCCCCGTTAGTTTCTTCGCCAAACTTCGCCATAGCCTTCTGCAGCTTGGTGATGGTGCTCTGCGCAGCAACGTTCCAGCCCAGAATCCGCTCATCCAGCCCCCCCGACGCCGTCTTGATGATGATCGCCTCCTGACCCACCGCAGCCATGTCATGCAGGAGCTGCGACTGCGAGTACGGCGGTAACAGCGGATACTGCCACAGATACGACAGCGGCGTCAAGCCCAGTCTCAGCGCCACAGACTCGATTCTCGTACGCTGGTACGTGCTAAGAATCGCGCCCGTTGACACGGCATTCGCTTCCGGGTGAGCAAGCATCGCCTTGCTCAGCAGCGGAATCAGATCCTCGGTTTCATCCTGCTCTTGCTGCGACGGTGCGGCCGAGTAGTCTCTCTCCGAATTCACGGCTTTTCCGGTGATTTCCTGCCGGTACAGTGGGATGCCCAGCGCCTGCTCGTACAGCGGAATCACAGAGTGCCCGACCGTCTGGTACATGTAGCTGTTGATGTCTTCATCATCGCCGGCTGTGGGTGAGGGGTGCAAGTTGGCGAGCGCCACGATCTTGTGACCATTGGCTATACAGTGCAGGAGGGAAAAGAACGAGTCTTTACCGCCAGAGATCAATGCAATGACGTTCAACGACATCTCAGTTGGAAGAAAAAGCAACTTGGCCCAACGCCGACCGTCGTGGTATATATCTGGTGTTTGGCTCATGCAGATTCGCTAAAGTGATCGCACGCTAGCGTAGCCTACCAAGCAACCAAAACAAGCTTCGTCGCTGTTCACGCATGTGCCATCCCTCAGCAAGCCACACCTTACATACGAGGTCATTGAAATGGAAGTTGTTGTAGTGTTTGGATAGTCTTTTTTGTATAGTCGGATGTGCCAGCACTAACCTACGAACAGAGCAAAGACAACTATGCAGAGTGGTAGGAAAAGTCGAACTACTACAAGATAATCGGAAGAATCGAATATTCTCAGAACATCTGGCCTGCACAGATCGCAGCCGATTAAAACGAGAGTAAGAACGCTGAACTGGTGTTCGAGGTGAATGAGCGCGGCGGCGACGATGCCCGGTAAGAATGGGTCGTGTCGTCGTAAAATGGGAAACCGCAAAATATGAACACCAAATCTAACCGTGTGAATCCCCAAATATCCCCTTGTATAACCCAAATGTGCCATGCTAAATGTGAAACCCTGATCAAAGCCGACTCGGATCGAGTGGCCAAAGTGTGGTGAAAGAGTACAGGTGAGAAGAGAAGACAAACTTTTGCCGCAACGTCGAGGTAAGACACCCGAGTCGCCAATATAAACCTGTGTTGCCTGGGTATGGATGAGGTTCTTCTATCGAGCCTGGGGTCATGAAGGTTCGTTAGAAGAGTCGAAAGGAGAAGAGGCAAAGAACCGTCTACTCGTCACGCTTCCTCTTGCTGCGCATCTTCAGCGGCGAGGTCTCGAGGTCGGAGTACGAGTCAGAGCTCGAGCTGGAAATCGTGGCAGCAGCGTCGTAGAGAATGCGGCCCATCATAGCAGGGTCTTGGTTGTCAAAGGACCCAGGATGTTGCTGAGACATGTCGTGGTGAAGCTCAGAGCTGTCGAGGACACCCATAACCATGGCGCCAGTGCCGTGAGTACGCTGGTGCTGGGAGAGGTTGTCGCTGCGGGAGAACTTCTTACCACAGTCTGTGCACTCAAAAGGCTTGTCGTGAGTGTGGAGAGAGCGGTAGTGGCGCTTGAGGTGCTCCTGGCGACGGAAGCGGCGCGAGCAGAGGGTGCAGACAAACGTCTTGGAAGGGTCCTCGGTCAGCGACTGTTTGCGGCCGCGACGGCTGGAAGGAGCGACAGGTGCGGTGGCATTGTCGTCAGAGCTGGAGTTGGCAGCGTTGTCGTTGCTTGCTTGACCTGAATTCTGTTGGCTTGATGCTCCAGACGCGGTGTTGTCATCACCGGATGTCTGATGCTTACCATGGTAGTCCGACTCAGCCTCGCTCTGCTCAGAGAGTGCCCGCTTAGTAGATCGCTTCTTGGGTGCAACGGACATGTTGTCGTCTTCAGACTCAGCAGGTGTGAGGGGGAGGCTGAGGTCCTCCTCGAAGTCGGTGAAGCTCTCGTCGCTTACGAAATCCTCCTCAGGAGTGCAGGGGACGGTGCGCTGGCGCTTACCGGCAGGGATCTGGATCTCGGAAGTGGGGAAAGCAACAAGGCCCGTGAAGTCGTCTTCGCAGTCAAGTTCAAACAGGGGCTCGAAGGTTGGCAGACCAGTAAAGGTGAAATTGGACTCGACCTCATCCACCTTGGCGACCTCACCCTTGAAGACAAACTTGTGCTCTTCGTCAACCGGGCAGAGAGTCAGCTGCTCAGAAGCAGAGACGGTGAGATCCCTGGGGTTGCAGAAGTTGTTCTCAGCCTCGACAGAGAAGGAGCGGGGCagaggtgaaggtgaaggtgacAGCGACGGACACGACGTGGCGGAGAGCAGGTATGATCCTTGGCTAGGCTGTATGTACACTAATCCCAGTCAGTCATCCCTTCCATAACCGTCGTGTTGGTGCTGTAGACGCTTATCAACCACGACACGTTCGAACGGTGCTTACCTGGGGTCATAGGTGGGGTGGCTGATCTCCACTCGATGCCAGCAGACAAAAGCTCTGCGAAAACCTCCCCTTCGCAGCCCTGCTTGACACCCTCGATGCCCTCGCCCGGGAAGAGTGCATTGATGGGTGTAGGCAGGAAGTCGTATGTGGAAGGCGGGCTGCTGATGTTGCTACCGCAAGAAGACAGAGGAGGTGTAGCAGGCGCGTACGAGAAGTCGGTGTCGAAAGACTGCGGGAACGGTGACTCCTGGGGCTGGACGAAGATAGCTGGCTTCTGGTACATGGGCTGTGGCGATGCAACGGGTGTCATCATCTGGTTGGCGTAGGCGGTTTGGGGATACGACATGTGGGAGTGTGCGGACGATGGCCTCTGGTAGTACATCTGGGGCTGGAGCGTCTGTTGGCCGGCGGGTTGAGGTGTGAAGTGGCCGTGCTGGCTGGTCCTCTCGCCCTGGGGGTCTGGGTTGTAGTAGAAGAATGGTGCTGATGTTGCTTGCATTGGGTGCATGTGATATGAGCCTTCCATTGCGAATACTGTGATGCCTAGGCATGCTGTTAGTGTGGGGTGGGTGTTGGAGGGCTACCTCTCTCTACTTACTGTATGCTAGTCGATCAAGAGCGTGTAGGTAAGATGGTTCCTTGGGTTGGTTCTTGGTACCGAGGGTGGAGTGGTGTTATATTAGGCGGGGTGTAAATGGCCAAGCGCTGGATAGCAATGAAAGGTCGAGGGAGTGACTGGACGACTACTTCAAAGATGATGAAGCTGTCTACTAATATGTGGATCTACTGGAGCGAAGATGTCATGGGGTCGTGCGTTGACGAAGATTGGGATGATCCAAAAGGAAGGAACGGTTACAATGCACAATCGACGGGAGGACTGTACAAATGTCGACCAAAAAGGGAAGACCAGGAAGGGTGCTGGGGAAAGAGAAAGACAAGCGCTGAGGTTGATAAACCTTTGGACAAGGAAAGCGCAAGCAACGGAAGGGAAGGCCTGGATAAGTAGCCTAGATCAGCGAGCGACGAGACAGCGACCAGGACTAGAAAAGTAAAAGATGGCCGACGGACGCTCGGAATTGGTCAACTACAGGTGTGGGAGGGAGTCGGGGCGCAGCGCAAGCGTCCCCACAAGCCCAACCATAGCAGTGGTCTCCATGCAGGACTGACCCCTGCCGGACTCATGCGCTTAAGAGCAGGGTTGTCGACTCGTGGAAGTGTGTTAGGGGCAGCGGCATGGCATAACTCATGCACTAAAATTGGTCGCCAAATGCAAGGCCTGCTGTGGCTGCATGGGCTGCACGGGCGAGATGAAGACGCGACGCACAGCGCCGGCACAACTTGTGCAGCCATTGGCTTGCTCGCCAAGCGGCTGGAGGGTGCACGCTGTCGGCGTACCGACGACGACTGTGCTGCGGTGCTGCCCGCCGCACACGCCCACTGGCAGCAGAGACAGCGCGAGGCCAGCAGAGCTGAGTATTGGGCCCCGCTGCTGGAAAGACAGACGTGGAGGCGAGGGCATGAGTGGTGGTGGAGCATGAAGAGCGTCGCGGTGATGCGAGAGGTTGTGTCTCGTTCGACGACAGCGGCGCGGCTGGCCGCAACGTTGCCCTCAAGCCTTCCCATTTGGCATTCAGCCGTATATCGCGCCGGGGATAGATCAGCCTATCCGCCCAATCGATAGTGATAACTGGCCGTTGGCCCGGACCCTGTCGGTCGACTTGGCCACCGGGAGGGTGTGGGCTGTGGAGTGGGTGACGGCTGCTGCTGACGTCTTGCCTCTGTATGGCTGTTTCGAAACACCGCGGCTCACCACACAGCGTACATGGCTCCAGCAAAATGTGATCATGACGACGCCGCCGCTCTGTGACACGAGAGCGCAGCGTTTCGACGCCGAATGACTGAACCGCAGGCTGTCGCCGCGGTGCCACCATGGGCTATCACAAGAGGCCACCATGGACTGGAGTCTCGCAAAGCATCTGCAGGCGCCTGGGAGGTCTGACACCGGGCTGATGGGAAGAGAGCGAGGTGACTGCGTTGCATGCTCACCGCACCCCCTCCCTCTCCACTCGATGCGAGAACAAGAGTCGTGGAGCGCGTTGTTTACAGTCCCAATGCAGAAGGCGTGCGTAGTGCACTGCGGCGctgaagagaagaagaaaaaacgACTCAAGATGCAGGAACAGGGCGGCGCTGCTGCACTGCAGTGACTGCACACTGCATGCATCTTGCAGCTGATTTGCTCGGTGCTGGCGGATTTGTTGGGTTCGGTAGCTCCACGGACGACTACCCCAGCGATGGTGCGACATGGCGGAAAGCGAGCTGCACCTCGCCGCCGACTAGTCTTCTCAGGTAAGAGCAGCAGGCACCAAAGTTGTTTGGTTGGTGGAACGCCAGCCCAAAGCTGCTGCCCACACGGCCTGCTGCGCTGGTCTCGACAAGAGTCGTGTGTTTCAGGACCTCTGCTGGCTCTCGACCGCGTGTGAAGCTGCAGAGATGCTGCAGGCGGCAGACGTCAACGCTGTTTGACCATGGTTGTTGATGGCGGGGAAGCTGAGTAGCGTTCCGACATGTGACCAGCTACTGGAAGCCCACAGACGAAAATTCAGGACGAACAGAAGATTGTATGTTGTACGACATGCAAGCTGCTTTTCGTTCCATGTCGTCTGCGTGGTCCAAAACCGTTGAGTTGCCTCAGCtcgacaacaacgacaacacaAACGAACGCGAACGCAAACGCACTTGATGCATCCACCTGAGGTTTACCGTTTACCCATGTGCTGCCGACCTACGCAACACTCGTCTCCCTACAGCGCCCCTGCCGTCGACGAGCCGATATCGATAGGTGGCGATAACGATAACGATggcgacagcgacagcgatAGCAACGGCGACGGCCATGGCCCACCACCCACATCACCCACCCTCCCATTCGATAAATGTTATGCTCCGGTGCATCGTCACCTCGCTCGTCTAGCTGCTATTTCGAGACATAGCGCAAATTTAATGCAGCCTGCACATCTCCCACCTCGTGCATAAGCTCCGCCCGCGAGTCCCAGCACGGCCTAGCGCTCGCGCCGCTTTGCGATGGCCAAGTCAGTGGTGTCACATTGTCCACTGAGCTCATCTGCGCGTGACAGCAGCGTGGGCTGACTCGAACAGGTCCAATCGACTTTGCCTGACCTGAATCAAACCCCACAGTGACGCATGGAGAAGGCCGCCGCCTATGCAGGTACGCTGCAGGAACAGAACGGCTGGCGACATTGGCAGCATTGGCAACGTTTGCAACACTAGCAACAGGgaacaacaacaaccgccTTATCGTGAACCCTGATTTGGACCCTCGTGGGATGCGCTCTTCCGTGCCTTGCACGGTGACGTGACGCATATGCCACTTCATGTGATAAGGTAGCATTTCTGGAACGTCCATGATAGCGGGGCCCTCTTACGATTCAACAGGGTCTCGAAGAAAGACGGCACGATTCAGGAAGCACCTCCGTCGTGCTCTGTGCTGGAGCCTTCCGTGGACAGTCGCGCGGCGTGCCTTCGCCACAAGGGCGGCGCCGGGGAACTGCTGATGGCTTCCCTAGCCCTCGACCGTGCTCCACCAGATCGACCTCTATCATTCGTTGTGGGTTCTGTGGAGCTCCCTGATCTTCGTTTAATCTTCCTCGAAGCTCTCCCAGGCTGGAGGACTGGCTTCCGGAACTGCTTGTTGACGGGCCGCCTCACTCAACACCAACTGGCCAACATGTGTCAGTCATAGAGAAGCGTCGCTCCCGAACGTCCCGAGAGCTCCATAGAGCCAGGTGTGTTGCTTGGGTGTTGACACAAGGGTTCGACTGTCATCATATACCTTCAGCGTGCCACTTGGGTAAGCAAGTCTTTCGATGGCCTGATTACCCAAGCGCCTCCGATCGACACCCAATCTGCTGTCAATCTGATGCATGTTGCCGACGACTTTGACATGTCTGACAGGCGAGCCTGACAGATCCGAGTCCCCATTGCCACAATCCAGCACAAACTCATCGAGAATTCGAAACGATGACAAGCTGTCTGCTATTGCCGAGGACGCACTTACAACGGCATCTCGCCCAGGAGAGGCAGCTGCCAGTTTGTGGCTTGCTCTCGTGCCGGGGAGTCTGGAACGACAGCTGGGGTGCCGCTCCGTGTTGAGGCAGGGCCATCCAAATGAAATTCGAATTTTATGCTCGAGCAGGCTAACGTGGCGCTTGCTCGTTTACCAGCCGCAACCCGCGCGGTTGGGCCCTGGCGTCGACCTTCTCGAAGACTTCTCCACAATGATGCGAGGTTTAAGAGTGCACGTACTGTACAAGTTTTCATGCGGCGTAAATGAACGGCAAGGGAAACCTTCTTCGCACCACCAGCTCAGACGCCTTGGTGGTCAGTCTGTTGGTCGAGCGAACGCCGAGATACGTGTCTCGTCTAATTTGAGACGGGAAGTGGGAACGGAAGGGCCGCCCTGGTGCCGTAATGGCGAACTCACAAATTTGTTGGTTCCTTCACTTGGCCCATGGGCCCTCTGCAGACGCACCGCCACATGATGTTGTGGGTAGGGTGACAGTAGGCCCATACAGCTTGTACAAGACGTGCATACCTTGACACACTACGGACAATAGTAACCGTGCAGTCCTGGGCAATAGATCCCACCGTCAATGGCAATCGTTGGCTACGGTATAAGAGTCGCGATCGTCAGCGAATCATGTACCTCGGGCCTTCTTGTACGGAAGAATTCCTATGCTAGCTGTTGGTCGTCCACTCGATTCATGACAATTCACTGAGTCGGCAGTATACCGGCATGCGTGTCAAGATGCCTGACGGAAAAAGACCCTTAGGGTCCGCGGTATCGGGAGAGGCCCGCCTTGGGCGGCTTGATTTAAGAAGGTGATGTGAATGTAAGTTGCCGATCCAGTAGATCTTGGGCACGCAGGTGGTGAAATCGAGGATCGCAATCACAGTGACGACTAACTCCCACTTGGTTGTTCAAGTTACGGTCGACGCCGGAGTGGCAAAAAGGTCATGGATTCCTTGTCCCAGAGGCATGCGCAGCACGCGGATGACATGCAGCTCGCATCCATGATATCGGCCCCTACCTTATGGCTGGAGTCTGCTGTACGACGGCGTGGAGCGCTTGTTTCAAGACAATGGAGAACTGAACCTTGTAGACGCCAAAGACTGCAGTGTCGCCTCTGCTTCTGACGCCTCAGATGCAGAAGCGGTTAATCATCAATACGACAGCAAGGCTCGCACATATTGACTATTGCAGGCCGAACGACGACACCCGGACGAGACAAGCCACAGACGTACGGAACCTCATACGCGTGTGGGCCGCTGCTCGTCCAGTTTTAACCGTCTCGAGATCCGGAATGCATGTCGTGTCGCGTGGTTGACATGTCTCCATCGCATGAACTGTCATGTTCGAAAGAGAACATTCGCCGGTGCACGAAATTACCTAACGTGAAGCTGAAACGGCTGAGGAAACGTCGGAGAGACAAGGAACTCGACATGTCTGGTACTGATGATGCCATGTTCCATGCTAAGAGTATAGCCGTTGGAACCGTTGAAGAGTCGTATCGACGATGCTGGTGGGTCATAAAACGGTGGTCGTGGTCCTTCACAGATAAGGCACTGGTACGCAGCGTTTGACGAAGCAGTCTGCGCGGACAGCAGCTACTCGTAACGCCCAGGCCCAAAGAGCGACTCGACGTGCTGTAGCCTCGACGACCGACGAAGACATGGGATGCTGTCAAAGACTGCTTCCGACAGACTCCGCAGGCAACGCTGATTGATTATCAGCgtagagctgctgctgctgctgctgctgctgcccaaCAGACCTTCAGGCGTGGTCTCCCACGTCGGACCAGCGTTCGGCCGTGACACCTCTCGCTGCACCGGTGCGATGCCGTACGTTGGTGTCGCGGCGTAGCCGTACTGAATACATGCAGACACAGCCTCGCTGCGCAGCTGCAGGCACAGTCGCgctcgccgtcgccgtcgccgtcacCATCGCCATCGCGACCTCCTCCGCTCCGTCCCAGCAAAAATTCCCCACTTCAGTACAGGCCTCAGAATCGTAAATATGATGAGATCAGCTACCGCAATGCGATATCATTCTCTTCCTATCATGTATATAATGTATTCATCTCCGGCCATATCAAAAGCCACCTCTCTTCGCGCGCTGCGATTTTTCAACCCAGGTTTTCACGCTAGTGCTCGGCGGGCCGGACGTACCATTTCGCCGGCTTGCCCTACAAAAACTCGTCGCGCCGCGCACCTCGTTCGAATTCTTTGCGGCGGAGGTCATATTACAGAGTTTCCCCTCTTGCTCTTGAGCCTGGCTATGGTTCTTATACAGCGTCAATGACCTCCAAGAGAGAACATATTGCATCATCGATCGTATACACTTTGCGGGGGCGTCTGAGTCGGATGACACACAGTGGCGCTTTCGCTGGAAAAGGCTCGAACATACCTTTTGGCAGTTGCTGGTTGGGACGTGATGTGGCGAGAAATCTCACTGCGTGCAACGTACTTGAATGTGCATGTACTCGGACCTGCTTCAAACAAGCATGTGCAGTTGATCAGGTATCATTGGTCTCGTTAAGTCTACTTTACGACAAGCACGCTCAAGCAGCACCTGTCCGTGTAGTGGAATGCCTAAGAGTCGTCGCCAATCTTCTCCAGCTTGCCAATGTCCCTCTTCTCGCCGGTCTCGCCAATGAAGCGGATTCGGTCTATGCGCGTCTTCTCGCTGTCGCCGTCACCATCCTGCACAAACAGGACGAGGCTGTAGACACTCTGGAACTTGACAAAACGCAGCTCCAGCTTTGCCGTGCCCGTCTCCTTGTCCCAATCTGACTCCTTCAACTCGATGGTCTGCGTGGCTGGGATGTCCTCTGCCTCCTCAAAGCCCAAGTTGTGCTGGCGATTGGTCCAGATGTGGATCGTCTTTGGCCGGACGGGGgtctcgtcgtcgtcttcgtctaCCGGCGGGTTGGAGGTGATCTGAATGGTATGAACCTTCAGGTTGGCGGTGAACGGTACGTAGAGCATGAGCTGGTTGTCGACATCGGTCTCGACCCAGTCCTTGGTATCTGCgctgcccttgcccttgctcAGTGAGCTCGGCTTGGACGATTCGAAGAGCGTGCGCACGCCGCCGAAGTCGCTGTCAGCGTTCAAGAGGTCCAACCCCCGAACATCCACCTGCTCCGTGACATCTGTGTACCCTCGTGGTAGTCCTGCGCCTCTCCAGACGCCACCGCCACTTGAGCTGGCCTCTCCAAACCCTCCAGAGCCACCGTCAGACTCGGCTTCTGCGGCTAGGCTCTTGATTGCATCGGACAGATGTTGGGGGTTGGAGCCACTGAACTTGCGTATTTGCTGATTGTTCTTGTAGATGATGAAGGTCGGCGTGTTTGTCACGTTGTAGCTCTCGGCGATTTGCGCCTGCTTCTTCACGCTGACCTTTGCAAAGGTGACTCTGTTCGCTCGAGAGAGCTGTTGTGCAAGCTGGTCGTAGACCGGGGCGATGGCCTTGCTCGATTGGTTGTCCTCGTTGTAGACTGCACAACAAACATTAGTGACATGTGCACGCAGCGTGACGGGTGCAGTCACGTACAATTGATGACGACGATGCGCGAGGAAGAGAGCAGCTGGCTCAGCTGGGATGCCGACGACGTCTCGACACTACCGGACATGTTTGCGAATGTAAGGTGTTTGCTGTGTGTACAGACGCGGCGACTGGAAGAAGGTATAGTGGGGCTGTAAGCTGGCCCCGCGAAGCTCGGTGACGCTATGCAGGCGGCAATCAGACGCGACCTTCGAGAACATTCACCGCCTAGCAGCACAAGGCCGCCAGTCGTCGTACAT
This window of the Ascochyta rabiei chromosome 14, complete sequence genome carries:
- a CDS encoding Thioredoxin-like protein 1, producing MSGSVETSSASQLSQLLSSSRIVVINFYNEDNQSSKAIAPVYDQLAQQLSRANRVTFAKVSVKKQAQIAESYNVTNTPTFIIYKNNQQIRKFSGSNPQHLSDAIKSLAAEAESDGGSGGFGEASSSGGGVWRGAGLPRGYTDVTEQVDVRGLDLLNADSDFGGVRTLFESSKPSSLSKGKGSADTKDWVETDVDNQLMLYVPFTANLKVHTIQITSNPPVDEDDDETPVRPKTIHIWTNRQHNLGFEEAEDIPATQTIELKESDWDKETGTAKLELRFVKFQSVYSLVLFVQDGDGDSEKTRIDRIRFIGETGEKRDIGKLEKIGDDS